One genomic segment of Macrobrachium rosenbergii isolate ZJJX-2024 chromosome 40, ASM4041242v1, whole genome shotgun sequence includes these proteins:
- the LOC136825966 gene encoding juvenile hormone acid O-methyltransferase-like, which yields MENAELYVSSNALQKRDALLVLTEFLPQMSWQEEGESILDVGCGSGDVTHNLLMPLLPRVEQVMGVDVSNDMVNFASKTFLHNSLSFRQLDIERSVQPRVVHPDGFTKVFSFYCLHWVRDQRQCLTNIFNLLQPGGETLLVFLANNPLFDMYQNMSEKTQWNQYMQDVSKFIPVYQHKANPAQIMSDLAEDIGFNVVSCEAPYFEFTFQNANLLKNAIKAVNPFLKRIPSDQQDEFLKESLIELAKLKTKMNDGKSVARYNLMIAHLQRPE from the exons ATGGAGAACGCGGAGCTGTACGTATCCTCGAATGCTCTTCAGAAGCGAGATGCCCTACTCGTTCTGACTGAGTTCCTGCCGCAGATGTCGTGGCAGGAGGAAGGGGAGTCCATACTCGATGTGGGATGTGGTTCAG GTGACGTGACCCACAATCTGCTGATGCCCTTACTGCCCCGCGTGGAGCAGGTCATGGGGGTCGACGTGTCCAACGACATGGTCAATTTCGCGTCCAAGACCTTCCTGCACAACTCCCTCAGTTTCAGGCAACTGGACATCGAGAGGAGTGTTCAGCCAAGGGTCGTTCATCCGGATGGCTTCACTAAG GTATTTTCCTTCTACTGCCTCCATTGGGTACGCGATCAGCGCCAGTGCCTCACCAACATCTTCAACCTGCTGCAGCCTGGGGGCGAGACCCTCCTGGTGTTCCTGGCTAATAACCCGCTCTTCGACATGTACCAGAACATGAGCGAAAAGACTCAGTGGAATCAGTACATGCAG GACGTGAGCAAATTCATCCCTGTGTATCAGCATAAGGCCAACCCTGCCCAGATCATGTCAGATTTGGCAGAAGACATTGGATTCAACGTTGTGTCGTGCGAAGCCCCGTACTTCGAATTCACTTTCCAAAACGCTAACCTTCTGAAAA ACGCCATCAAAGCGGTGAACCCGTTCCTGAAGCGGATTCCCAGTGACCAGCAGGATGAATTCCTGAAGGAGTCTCTCATCGAACTGGCCAAACTCAAGACCAAGATGAATGATGGCAAGAGCGTCGCTCGCTACAATCTCATGATAGCTCATTTACAGCGGCCTGAGTAG